Proteins encoded together in one Ferroglobus placidus DSM 10642 window:
- the radB gene encoding DNA repair and recombination protein RadB: MKKLPTGSSCIDSLLGGGVETGTLTQIYGVSGSGKTSLCLMLTYNTVKRFGKAVYIDTEGLSPERVNQIFEDKSVLKDVYIYDVYDFKMQSVAVREVAKLCEREEIVLVVIDSLTSLYRSELEDEEKQIKAKRELISQLTLLLGVARKHDLAVVFTNQMFTDVRNGIDKPLGGPSVDHLSKTIISLEKIDGKRIARLIKHRSREEGAFCEFRLTDKGIEP, from the coding sequence ATGAAGAAGCTCCCTACCGGAAGCTCCTGCATCGACTCGCTCCTCGGAGGAGGGGTTGAAACAGGAACGCTAACCCAAATCTACGGAGTTAGCGGGAGCGGAAAAACTTCCCTCTGCCTCATGCTTACATACAACACCGTCAAAAGATTTGGAAAAGCTGTTTACATCGACACTGAAGGCTTGTCTCCCGAGAGAGTAAATCAGATTTTCGAGGACAAAAGCGTTCTAAAGGACGTTTACATCTACGACGTTTACGATTTTAAAATGCAAAGCGTTGCAGTTAGGGAAGTCGCGAAGTTGTGCGAGAGAGAGGAGATCGTTCTCGTCGTCATAGACTCCCTAACCTCTCTCTACAGAAGCGAGCTGGAGGATGAGGAAAAGCAGATAAAAGCGAAGAGAGAGCTGATTTCACAGCTAACGCTTCTGCTTGGAGTAGCGAGAAAACACGATTTAGCGGTAGTTTTCACGAATCAGATGTTCACAGATGTAAGAAACGGAATAGACAAGCCTTTGGGCGGACCGAGCGTTGACCACCTCTCGAAAACCATTATTTCGCTGGAAAAAATCGACGGAAAGAGAATTGCGAGGCTGATAAAACACAGATCGAGAGAGGAAGGAGCTTTTTGCGAATTCAGACTAACGGATAAGGGGATAGAACCGTAG
- the larC gene encoding nickel pincer cofactor biosynthesis protein LarC, giving the protein MKIAVIDAFNGASGNMIIGALYDEVIQREDIEKIVEELSLEVECSIERVNKRGIASNLVRVKSEAKERTFGEVVRLVESSKLDERLKKEAIKIFERLAKAEGRVHGRDYKKAKFHEVGSDDAIFDITLSTLGFLRLKERGYRIYTNRVRVGVGFVEFSHGKYPSPAPATLEILADSKIEIVMEGEGELLTPTAAAILAHFSEGAFRGSFKVNKILYGAGEKDTEVPNVLRIILGESKIRDRIVVVETNVDDLSPEYLSYAVEKLSEISHDVYVTPVLMKKGRAGSLLSAIVSYDKAEEVAEKMMELTGSLGVRIVPVEHRLKAYREVREVKVKINEKEYVVRVKVSDYRVKPEYEDVKRICEAESLSPEEVYRRILKVME; this is encoded by the coding sequence ATGAAAATTGCTGTAATTGACGCTTTCAATGGTGCAAGTGGAAACATGATCATAGGAGCTCTCTATGATGAGGTAATTCAGAGGGAGGACATCGAAAAAATCGTTGAAGAGTTAAGCCTTGAGGTTGAGTGTAGCATTGAGAGGGTAAACAAGAGAGGAATAGCGTCAAACCTCGTCAGAGTGAAGAGCGAAGCTAAGGAAAGAACTTTCGGGGAAGTTGTAAGGCTCGTTGAGAGTTCGAAGCTTGACGAGAGGTTGAAAAAGGAGGCTATAAAAATTTTTGAAAGGCTTGCTAAAGCTGAGGGAAGGGTGCACGGAAGAGATTACAAAAAAGCGAAGTTCCACGAGGTGGGAAGCGATGATGCAATATTCGACATCACACTTTCGACTCTTGGCTTTTTGAGGCTGAAAGAAAGAGGATACAGAATTTACACGAACAGGGTTAGAGTTGGAGTGGGCTTCGTGGAATTCTCCCACGGGAAGTATCCGTCTCCCGCTCCGGCAACTTTGGAAATTCTCGCAGATTCGAAAATCGAGATCGTCATGGAAGGAGAAGGGGAACTTCTAACTCCTACGGCAGCCGCAATTTTAGCCCATTTCTCGGAAGGAGCGTTTAGAGGCTCTTTTAAAGTCAACAAAATTCTGTACGGAGCTGGAGAAAAAGATACAGAGGTTCCGAACGTTCTGAGGATAATACTCGGAGAATCCAAGATTCGCGATAGGATAGTTGTGGTGGAAACTAACGTCGACGATCTCTCTCCGGAGTATTTGAGCTACGCCGTCGAGAAGCTTTCGGAGATTAGCCACGATGTTTATGTGACTCCGGTTCTCATGAAAAAAGGAAGAGCTGGAAGCTTGCTTTCGGCAATAGTCAGCTACGACAAGGCTGAGGAAGTAGCTGAAAAGATGATGGAGTTAACAGGCTCCCTCGGAGTCAGGATAGTTCCCGTGGAGCACAGGTTAAAAGCCTACAGGGAAGTTAGAGAGGTTAAAGTGAAAATTAACGAAAAGGAATACGTTGTTAGGGTAAAGGTGTCCGATTACAGAGTTAAACCCGAGTACGAAGATGTTAAAAGAATTTGCGAAGCCGAAAGTTTGTCTCCGGAAGAGGTTTATAGAAGAATACTGAAGGTGATGGAATGA